A portion of the Mesobacillus sp. AQ2 genome contains these proteins:
- the rpoD gene encoding RNA polymerase sigma factor RpoD, translating to MAEKSARSKEVTENEVTVEQVKDQLTALGKKTGVLAYDDIAERLSSFELDSDQMDEFYEFLGEQGIELVGESDEEEDPDIKQLAKDDEEFDLNDLSVPPGVKINDPVRMYLKEIGRVDLLSAEEEINLAERIEQGDEEAKRRLAEANLRLVVSIAKRYVGRGMLFLDLIQEGNMGLIKAVEKFDYRKGFKFSTYATWWIRQAITRAIADQARTIRIPVHMVETINKLIRVQRQLLQDLGREPTPEEIGEDMDLSPEKVREILKIAQEPVSLETPIGEEDDSHLGDFIEDQDATSPSEHAAYELLKEQLEDVLDTLTDREENVLRLRFGLDDGRTRTLEEVGKVFGVTRERIRQIEAKALRKLRHPSRSKRLKDFLE from the coding sequence ATGGCTGAAAAGTCAGCCCGTTCTAAAGAAGTCACCGAAAATGAAGTGACAGTTGAACAAGTGAAAGACCAGTTAACGGCACTGGGCAAGAAAACAGGTGTCCTTGCTTATGATGATATTGCAGAGAGGCTTTCAAGCTTCGAACTGGATTCCGATCAAATGGATGAGTTTTACGAATTCCTCGGTGAACAGGGAATTGAACTTGTCGGCGAAAGTGATGAAGAGGAAGATCCGGACATCAAACAGCTTGCCAAGGACGATGAAGAATTCGACCTGAATGATTTAAGTGTTCCTCCCGGTGTCAAAATTAATGACCCGGTAAGAATGTACCTGAAGGAAATTGGCCGAGTAGACCTTCTTTCTGCAGAGGAAGAAATCAACCTCGCTGAAAGAATCGAGCAGGGCGATGAAGAAGCGAAAAGACGGCTTGCTGAAGCAAACCTTCGACTTGTCGTAAGTATTGCGAAACGCTATGTAGGCAGAGGCATGCTATTCCTTGACCTGATTCAGGAAGGGAATATGGGCTTGATCAAGGCAGTTGAGAAATTCGACTACCGAAAAGGGTTCAAGTTCAGTACCTATGCTACCTGGTGGATTCGCCAGGCTATCACTCGTGCGATCGCTGACCAGGCGAGGACAATCAGGATCCCTGTCCATATGGTCGAAACAATCAACAAATTGATCCGTGTGCAAAGACAGCTCCTGCAGGACTTAGGACGCGAACCAACACCTGAAGAAATTGGTGAAGATATGGACCTTTCACCAGAAAAAGTCCGTGAAATCCTTAAAATCGCCCAGGAGCCGGTCTCACTTGAAACACCAATCGGTGAAGAGGATGATTCACACCTTGGAGATTTCATTGAAGACCAGGATGCTACATCTCCTTCAGAACACGCAGCATATGAGCTGCTGAAGGAACAGCTGGAGGATGTCCTAGATACGCTTACAGACCGTGAAGAGAACGTCCTGAGATTGCGTTTCGGCCTGGATGACGGGCGCACACGTACGCTTGAAGAAGTAGGTAAAGTTTTCGGGGTTACACGCGAACGGATCCGTCAGATCGAGGCTAAGGCTCTGCGTAAGCTAAGACACCCTAGCCGAAGCAAGCGATTAAAAGACTTTTTAGAATAG
- the dnaG gene encoding DNA primase produces MAERIAEEKVNEIRQAVEIVDVIGDYVQLKKQGRNYFGLCPFHGENSPSFSVSPDKQIYHCFGCGAGGNVFSFLMDIDGLSFQEAAVKLAELANIELKLEGTTASRNPQLPEGSKQMIDAHELLRKFYHHLLVNTKEGQDALEYLLNRGFTEESIDRFQIGYALPSWDFAVKLLEKRGFSPGVMAKAGLVIQRENDGTYFDRFRNRIMFPILDHQGNTIAFSGRAMGDEEPKYLNSPETQIFNKSKILYNFHLARGSIRKQQQAVLFEGFADVISANRAGVENGVATMGTSLTEEHISLLKRNVQAVTLCYDSDKAGIEAAFRASNMLSKAGFAVRVATMPDGMDPDDFIKMHGEEKFRNDIIGSSSTLMAFKLLYYRRGKNLQNEGDRLQYIEEVLKEISKLDKAVEKDLYLRQLANEFSLSLDALIQQLNQLEQASAPRKQNQPRPETRPAAYTRKAELKPAYHTAERRLIFHMMRDADVTYKVQGMLAGSMMNIDEHQAIITYLFAYYEKGHDPDPSAFLNYLQDNKLKRVVADIEMMPLNEEISDQELSDYIKQVLNYQKMLKIKEKMAEQKQAERQNDILRAAAIATEIIQLRKTL; encoded by the coding sequence ATGGCAGAGAGGATTGCCGAGGAAAAAGTAAATGAAATCCGGCAGGCGGTTGAAATAGTCGATGTCATTGGTGATTATGTCCAATTGAAAAAGCAGGGCCGGAATTATTTTGGGCTTTGTCCATTTCATGGAGAAAATTCCCCATCATTTTCGGTTTCACCTGACAAGCAGATTTACCACTGCTTTGGTTGTGGAGCTGGAGGGAATGTGTTTTCATTCCTGATGGATATCGATGGACTGTCTTTTCAGGAAGCTGCAGTAAAACTTGCCGAATTGGCAAATATTGAACTGAAGCTAGAAGGCACAACAGCCAGCAGGAATCCGCAATTGCCTGAAGGTTCGAAGCAAATGATCGACGCGCATGAACTCTTGCGTAAATTCTACCATCATTTGCTGGTAAACACAAAAGAGGGCCAGGATGCCCTGGAGTACCTTCTGAATAGGGGATTCACCGAGGAATCTATAGACAGGTTCCAAATAGGCTATGCATTGCCGTCCTGGGATTTTGCAGTGAAACTTCTTGAAAAAAGAGGTTTTTCGCCTGGGGTGATGGCTAAGGCAGGATTGGTCATCCAGAGGGAAAACGATGGGACATACTTTGACAGGTTCCGGAACAGGATTATGTTCCCAATCCTGGACCATCAGGGTAATACGATTGCGTTTTCAGGGAGAGCAATGGGGGACGAAGAGCCCAAATATTTGAATAGTCCCGAGACGCAGATCTTTAATAAAAGTAAAATTTTATATAATTTTCATCTTGCGCGCGGCTCGATCCGGAAACAGCAGCAAGCTGTTCTATTCGAGGGATTCGCGGATGTCATCTCCGCCAACCGTGCAGGGGTAGAAAACGGAGTCGCCACGATGGGGACTTCGTTGACCGAAGAGCATATTTCCTTGCTCAAAAGAAATGTGCAGGCTGTAACGCTATGTTATGACTCGGATAAAGCCGGTATTGAAGCGGCATTCAGGGCCTCTAACATGCTGTCGAAGGCAGGGTTCGCTGTCAGGGTAGCGACCATGCCGGACGGGATGGACCCGGACGATTTCATAAAGATGCATGGCGAAGAAAAGTTCAGGAACGATATTATTGGGTCCAGCTCCACTTTGATGGCATTTAAATTACTATATTACCGTCGAGGAAAAAACCTTCAGAATGAAGGAGATCGCCTTCAATATATCGAAGAAGTACTTAAAGAAATCAGCAAACTTGATAAGGCAGTAGAAAAAGATTTGTATCTGCGTCAGCTGGCAAATGAATTCTCGCTGTCGCTTGATGCTCTGATCCAACAGCTTAACCAGTTGGAACAGGCTTCAGCTCCCAGAAAACAAAACCAGCCACGTCCCGAAACAAGACCAGCGGCCTATACAAGGAAAGCAGAGCTTAAGCCGGCATACCATACGGCTGAGAGACGGCTGATCTTCCATATGATGAGAGACGCAGACGTCACCTACAAGGTCCAGGGAATGCTGGCAGGAAGCATGATGAATATTGATGAACACCAGGCTATTATTACTTATTTATTTGCATACTATGAAAAAGGACATGACCCTGATCCAAGTGCGTTCTTAAATTATCTTCAGGATAATAAGCTAAAAAGGGTTGTTGCTGATATTGAGATGATGCCTCTGAACGAGGAAATCAGCGATCAGGAATTATCTGATTATATCAAGCAGGTCTTGAATTATCAAAAAATGTTAAAAATAAAGGAAAAAATGGCAGAACAAAAACAGGCAGAACGTCAAAACGACATTTTGCGCGCTGCGGCAATCGCAACAGAGATTATCCAATTGCGCAAGACATTATAA
- a CDS encoding DUF188 domain-containing protein, giving the protein MDADSCPVIKEIVEIASKFSIEAVFVASYAHMKNDLQGQNWVFVDSYKEAVDLYLMNHVKKGDFAVTQDIGLASTLIAKGVYTISPRGSLYEEKGIQTALELRHISAKARRQGFYGKGPKPFTEKDREKFMKELNMLLSNFKICSRNHN; this is encoded by the coding sequence GTGGATGCAGACTCTTGCCCGGTCATAAAGGAAATTGTCGAAATTGCTTCGAAGTTTTCCATCGAAGCTGTTTTTGTGGCTTCATACGCTCATATGAAGAATGATCTTCAGGGGCAGAACTGGGTTTTTGTCGATTCCTATAAGGAGGCTGTAGACCTTTATTTAATGAATCACGTTAAGAAAGGTGATTTTGCAGTGACGCAAGACATTGGGCTTGCATCTACACTCATTGCGAAAGGGGTTTACACAATCTCCCCGAGGGGAAGTTTATACGAAGAAAAAGGAATCCAGACTGCACTTGAGCTTAGGCATATTTCTGCCAAGGCCAGGAGGCAGGGTTTTTACGGGAAAGGCCCAAAACCTTTCACCGAAAAAGACAGAGAAAAATTCATGAAGGAATTGAACATGCTTTTGTCGAATTTTAAGATATGTTCAAGGAATCACAACTAA
- a CDS encoding pyruvate, water dikinase regulatory protein, giving the protein MNKTPIIYVVSDSVGETAELVTKAAISQFEHLDVSLKRFPYVEDKIHIDEVISMAKHDDGMIAYTLVKPEISDYLQESASKEGIYACDIIGPLMQQIQVVSGETPLYEPGLVRKLDEDYFKKVEAIEFAVKYDDGRDPRGILKADIVLVGVSRTSKTPLSQYLAHKRYKVANVPLVPEVDPPEELFLVPKEKCFGLRITPDKLNQIRRERLISLGLNDQAIYANIERIKEEIQYFDGIVEKIGCPVIDVTNKAVEETANVILHTVRNRQIGN; this is encoded by the coding sequence ATGAATAAAACACCTATTATTTATGTGGTTTCTGACTCTGTCGGCGAGACAGCAGAGCTCGTGACAAAGGCTGCCATCAGCCAATTCGAACATTTGGATGTATCTCTAAAAAGATTTCCTTATGTTGAGGATAAAATACATATCGATGAAGTCATCTCCATGGCCAAGCATGATGACGGAATGATCGCTTACACATTGGTTAAGCCTGAAATCAGCGATTATTTGCAGGAGTCTGCCAGTAAAGAGGGAATTTATGCATGCGACATCATAGGTCCGCTCATGCAGCAGATCCAGGTAGTTAGCGGCGAGACACCATTATATGAACCTGGTCTTGTCCGTAAACTTGACGAAGATTACTTCAAGAAAGTCGAAGCCATCGAGTTTGCGGTTAAGTACGATGACGGCCGCGACCCAAGGGGCATACTTAAAGCAGATATCGTCCTTGTGGGGGTTTCAAGAACTTCCAAGACGCCTTTATCACAATACCTGGCCCATAAGCGATACAAAGTGGCGAATGTGCCGCTTGTACCTGAAGTTGATCCTCCGGAAGAATTATTCCTTGTTCCAAAGGAAAAATGCTTTGGCCTTAGAATTACGCCTGATAAGTTAAACCAGATCAGGCGAGAAAGACTGATTTCCCTTGGATTGAATGACCAGGCAATTTATGCCAATATCGAGAGAATAAAAGAAGAAATACAGTATTTTGACGGAATTGTTGAAAAAATCGGATGCCCAGTAATCGATGTGACAAATAAAGCCGTAGAAGAAACGGCCAATGTCATCCTCCATACCGTCCGAAACAGGCAGATAGGCAATTAG
- a CDS encoding helix-turn-helix transcriptional regulator → MVRTIELNKRQEQILQIVKDNGPITGEHIAEKLNLTRATLRPDLAILTMAGYLDARPRVGYFYTGKSGNQLLSENLKKILVRDYQSIPVVVPENVSVYDAIVTMFLEDVGTLFVVDKTSKLVGVLSRKDLLRASIGNQELSTLPVNIIMTRMPNITVCRRDDLLIDAAKELIEKQIDALPIIKDTDEGYEIVGRLTKTNITKAFVALGEE, encoded by the coding sequence GTGGTGAGGACAATCGAACTGAATAAACGACAGGAGCAGATCCTGCAAATCGTAAAGGATAACGGACCGATCACCGGAGAACATATAGCAGAAAAACTTAATCTGACCAGAGCTACCCTCAGGCCTGATCTTGCCATCCTGACGATGGCGGGATATTTGGATGCCAGACCTCGAGTCGGGTACTTCTATACCGGAAAATCCGGTAATCAGCTGCTTTCTGAGAATCTTAAAAAAATCCTTGTCAGGGATTATCAGTCCATTCCGGTCGTCGTCCCTGAAAATGTATCTGTCTATGATGCGATTGTTACGATGTTCCTTGAGGATGTAGGTACATTATTCGTGGTAGATAAGACTTCGAAACTCGTAGGTGTGCTGTCCCGGAAAGATTTATTGAGGGCAAGCATCGGGAATCAGGAGCTGTCCACGCTGCCAGTGAATATCATCATGACAAGGATGCCGAATATAACAGTTTGCAGGCGGGATGATCTGCTGATTGATGCTGCAAAGGAATTAATTGAAAAACAGATTGATGCCCTGCCGATCATCAAGGATACAGATGAAGGATATGAGATTGTTGGAAGATTGACAAAGACAAACATTACAAAGGCTTTTGTTGCCTTGGGAGAAGAATAA
- the glyS gene encoding glycine--tRNA ligase subunit beta gives MTKRNLLLEIGLEEMPARFITDSINQLASKVENWLNTNNIGFEGISIFSTPRRLALLVANVDERQEDSEEEAKGPAKKIALTEDGKWSKATMGFTRGQGMTVEDIYFKEINGVEYAHVKKFIKGQETFDLLVELKAIITGLTFPKNMRWADLELRYVRPIKWLVAMFGNDIIPFEIAGVQTGSTTRGHRFLGEGEIQLSAPEEYEEVLLGQYVVADAQKRKDAITSQLEKIEEENGWVIPVDEDLLEEVNNLVEYPTALYGRFEEEFLEIPSEVLITSMKEHQRYFPVKSAEGELLPHFITVRNGDHLHIEKVARGNEKVLRARLADAAFFYKEDQKMQIESALEKLKNIVYHEEIGTIAEKSDRVRKLVRLIAERMDFAPEIVSAADRAAEISKFDLVSQMVYEFPELQGIMGEKYALQKGESRDVATAINEHYMPRNADDSIPGSPAGALVAIADKLDTIVAFFSLGIIPSGSQDPYALRRQAAGIVQTLMEKKWDITLENLVGLSLNLVSEAGIGKRSEEEVYHDLIQFFKLRVKHMLQERGIRYDLIDAVLGGEIGIVSALMDKAAALQDASGKEDFKENMEALSRVLNIASKKEVLGEIEPERFENEYEQKLYEKYLQLGKKAEDGMDAASYYQLLAEIKPEINDYFEHTMVMAENPDVRENRLNQMAALAVLIMKLGKVNDIVVK, from the coding sequence ATGACTAAACGGAATTTATTGCTTGAAATCGGTCTTGAAGAAATGCCTGCAAGATTCATTACCGACTCCATTAACCAGCTGGCTTCCAAAGTAGAGAACTGGCTGAATACAAATAATATTGGATTTGAGGGCATCAGCATCTTCTCGACACCTCGCAGGCTTGCCTTGCTTGTCGCGAATGTCGATGAGCGTCAGGAGGACAGCGAGGAAGAGGCAAAAGGACCTGCGAAAAAGATCGCTTTAACTGAGGATGGCAAGTGGTCCAAGGCAACAATGGGCTTCACACGCGGACAGGGAATGACGGTCGAAGATATTTATTTCAAGGAAATCAACGGCGTAGAGTATGCCCATGTAAAGAAATTTATCAAGGGGCAGGAAACCTTTGATCTTCTTGTTGAGTTAAAAGCGATTATCACAGGGTTGACCTTTCCGAAAAACATGCGTTGGGCAGATCTTGAACTTCGTTATGTCCGCCCGATCAAATGGCTTGTGGCTATGTTCGGCAACGACATCATTCCTTTTGAAATAGCCGGTGTTCAAACAGGCAGTACGACAAGAGGCCATCGCTTTCTTGGAGAAGGGGAAATTCAGTTATCAGCTCCTGAAGAATATGAAGAAGTATTATTGGGCCAGTATGTGGTCGCAGATGCACAAAAGCGCAAAGACGCGATTACTTCCCAGCTTGAAAAAATTGAGGAAGAAAACGGATGGGTAATCCCAGTAGATGAAGACTTGCTGGAAGAGGTCAATAATCTGGTCGAATATCCAACAGCCTTATATGGCCGTTTTGAAGAAGAATTCCTCGAAATCCCGAGTGAAGTCCTGATCACATCCATGAAGGAGCATCAGAGATATTTCCCTGTCAAGTCAGCAGAAGGGGAGCTTCTTCCTCATTTCATCACTGTCAGGAACGGTGACCACCTCCATATCGAAAAAGTGGCCCGCGGAAATGAAAAAGTATTAAGAGCAAGATTGGCTGATGCTGCGTTTTTCTATAAAGAAGATCAAAAAATGCAGATCGAATCAGCTTTAGAAAAATTAAAGAATATTGTCTATCACGAAGAAATCGGCACAATCGCTGAAAAATCAGATCGTGTCCGCAAGCTTGTCAGATTGATTGCTGAAAGAATGGATTTTGCACCTGAGATCGTAAGCGCCGCAGACAGAGCAGCGGAAATCAGCAAATTCGACCTGGTTTCACAGATGGTCTACGAATTCCCGGAACTTCAGGGAATAATGGGAGAAAAATACGCTTTGCAAAAAGGCGAAAGCCGGGATGTGGCAACTGCAATCAACGAGCATTATATGCCTCGCAATGCGGATGACTCTATTCCAGGATCACCTGCAGGTGCACTGGTTGCAATCGCCGATAAACTTGACACGATTGTTGCGTTTTTCTCACTTGGCATCATTCCAAGCGGCTCACAGGATCCTTATGCATTAAGGAGACAGGCGGCAGGTATTGTCCAGACGCTTATGGAAAAGAAGTGGGACATCACCCTTGAAAACCTTGTCGGCTTATCGCTTAACCTTGTGTCTGAAGCAGGAATCGGCAAGCGCTCTGAAGAAGAGGTATACCATGACCTTATCCAGTTCTTTAAGCTGAGAGTCAAGCACATGCTGCAGGAGCGGGGAATCCGCTACGATCTCATCGATGCCGTACTTGGCGGGGAAATTGGTATCGTTTCTGCCCTTATGGATAAAGCAGCGGCACTTCAGGATGCCAGCGGCAAGGAAGACTTTAAGGAAAATATGGAAGCATTGAGCCGGGTCTTGAATATTGCCAGCAAGAAAGAAGTGCTTGGTGAAATCGAACCGGAACGCTTCGAAAATGAGTATGAGCAAAAGTTATATGAAAAGTATCTTCAACTCGGCAAGAAGGCTGAAGATGGAATGGATGCAGCTTCCTATTATCAGCTGCTGGCTGAAATCAAGCCGGAAATCAATGATTATTTTGAGCATACCATGGTTATGGCAGAAAACCCTGATGTCCGGGAAAATCGCCTGAATCAAATGGCAGCACTAGCGGTTCTGATCATGAAACTTGGCAAGGTGAATGATATCGTCGTAAAATAG
- the glyQ gene encoding glycine--tRNA ligase subunit alpha, which produces MNIQNMILTLQKHWSEQGCVLMQAYDTEKGAGTMSPYTFLRAIGPEPWNVAYVEPSRRPADGRYGENPNRLYQHHQFQVIMKPSPDNIQELYLDSLKALGIDPLEHDIRFVEDNWENPSLGCAGLGWEVWLDGMEITQFTYFQQVGGLDCKPVSVEITYGIERLASYIQDKENVFDLEWTNGFTVRDIFGQPEYEHSKYTFETSDKDMLFNLFNIYEKEANRQMDEGLVHPAYDYVLKCSHTFNILDARGAISVTERTGYIARIRNLAKKVAKTFYEEREKLGFPIIKRKEQVKND; this is translated from the coding sequence ATGAATATCCAAAACATGATTTTAACACTGCAAAAACACTGGTCTGAACAGGGATGCGTCCTTATGCAGGCTTATGACACCGAAAAAGGGGCAGGAACGATGAGCCCATATACTTTTTTGCGGGCAATTGGACCTGAGCCATGGAATGTCGCTTATGTAGAGCCATCACGCCGCCCGGCAGACGGCCGCTACGGAGAGAACCCGAACAGGCTTTATCAGCATCATCAATTCCAGGTGATCATGAAGCCTTCTCCAGACAATATCCAGGAACTTTACCTGGATTCCCTGAAAGCGCTCGGAATTGATCCGCTGGAACATGATATCCGTTTTGTAGAAGATAACTGGGAAAACCCGTCACTTGGCTGCGCTGGTCTTGGCTGGGAAGTATGGCTGGATGGAATGGAAATCACCCAATTCACCTATTTCCAGCAGGTAGGCGGGCTTGACTGCAAACCAGTATCTGTTGAAATTACTTACGGAATCGAACGCCTTGCGTCTTATATCCAGGATAAAGAAAATGTTTTTGACCTTGAGTGGACAAACGGTTTTACAGTGAGGGACATATTCGGTCAGCCTGAATATGAGCATTCCAAGTATACATTTGAAACTTCTGACAAAGATATGCTGTTCAACCTTTTCAATATTTACGAAAAGGAAGCGAATCGCCAGATGGATGAAGGGCTTGTCCATCCTGCCTATGATTATGTCCTGAAGTGTTCGCATACTTTTAACATTCTTGATGCGCGCGGTGCTATTTCCGTAACAGAAAGAACGGGTTATATTGCCCGTATCCGCAACCTTGCCAAGAAAGTTGCGAAGACTTTTTATGAAGAAAGAGAGAAACTGGGCTTCCCAATCATTAAAAGGAAGGAGCAGGTTAAAAATGACTAA
- the recO gene encoding DNA repair protein RecO has product MLQKCEGIVIRTTDYGENNKIVTLYTREFGKVGVMARGAKKPSSRLAAVTQLFAYGHYLFQASSGLGGLQQGEMISSMRSIREDIFLTAHASYVVDLTDKVTEDKKSNPFMFELLLQTLNYMNEGYDMEILTFIYEMKMLNVQGLYPVLDRCTNCGSTEGEFHFSIREGGLLCHRCFETDPYRIKISPGTVRLLRLFYLLDLSRLGNISVKPETKAELKKVISAYYDEYSGLYLKTRKFLDQMDSFRDRL; this is encoded by the coding sequence ATGCTGCAGAAATGCGAAGGCATTGTCATTAGGACAACTGATTATGGCGAGAACAATAAAATTGTAACTTTATATACCAGGGAATTCGGAAAAGTTGGTGTGATGGCAAGAGGTGCGAAAAAGCCCAGCAGCAGGCTCGCTGCCGTCACCCAGCTTTTTGCGTATGGCCACTATCTTTTCCAGGCAAGCTCAGGACTGGGCGGATTGCAGCAGGGAGAGATGATTTCATCCATGCGGTCAATCCGGGAGGATATTTTTCTGACAGCCCATGCCAGTTATGTTGTAGATTTGACGGATAAAGTGACTGAGGATAAAAAATCGAATCCTTTTATGTTCGAATTGCTCCTTCAGACCCTCAACTATATGAATGAGGGCTATGATATGGAAATCCTCACATTTATCTATGAAATGAAAATGCTCAATGTCCAGGGACTGTATCCGGTTCTGGACAGGTGTACAAATTGCGGCAGCACAGAAGGAGAGTTCCACTTTTCAATCAGAGAGGGAGGGCTCCTGTGCCATCGGTGCTTTGAAACGGATCCGTACAGGATTAAAATCTCTCCTGGCACAGTCAGGCTGCTGCGGCTTTTTTATCTGCTGGACTTAAGCCGGCTGGGCAATATTTCGGTCAAACCAGAAACAAAAGCTGAATTGAAAAAGGTCATTTCCGCATACTATGATGAATATTCAGGTCTTTATCTAAAAACAAGAAAGTTTCTGGACCAAATGGATTCATTCAGGGACCGCCTTTAA
- a CDS encoding YqzL family protein yields MLDFTWKVFSQTGNIDTYLLFKELEKDNQEIPGYQEDELAQIDFPIS; encoded by the coding sequence ATGTTGGATTTTACCTGGAAGGTGTTTTCGCAAACAGGTAACATTGACACGTATCTTCTCTTTAAGGAATTAGAGAAAGACAATCAAGAAATACCCGGTTATCAGGAGGATGAACTAGCACAAATTGATTTTCCAATCTCATAG
- the era gene encoding GTPase Era: MNFNNQDSNNKSHKSGFISIIGRPNVGKSTFLNRVIGQKIAIMSDKPQTTRNKVQGVLTLDDSQLIFIDTPGIHKPKHRLGDFMMKVAQNTLKEVDLVLFMVNAQEGYGRGEEFIIEKLQNVKTPVFLVINKIDLIHPDELLKLIESYQQKFNFAEIVPISALEGNNIDRLLQQIKEKMPEGPQFYPADQVTDHPERFIVSELIREKALHLTREEIPHSLAVVIEKMERQPEKEMVHVMATIIVERDSQKGIIIGKQGGMLKEIGKRARHDIESLLGSKVFLALWVKVQKDWRNKATQLRDFGFREDEY; the protein is encoded by the coding sequence ATGAACTTTAATAATCAAGACTCAAATAATAAATCGCACAAATCAGGATTCATATCAATCATTGGAAGGCCAAATGTAGGAAAGTCGACCTTTCTTAACAGGGTAATCGGGCAAAAAATTGCGATCATGAGCGATAAGCCCCAAACGACCCGGAACAAGGTGCAGGGAGTATTGACACTCGATGATTCACAATTGATTTTCATCGACACTCCAGGAATCCATAAACCAAAGCACCGTCTTGGCGATTTCATGATGAAGGTTGCACAAAATACTTTAAAAGAAGTCGATTTGGTGTTATTTATGGTCAATGCCCAGGAAGGATATGGCCGCGGAGAAGAATTCATCATTGAAAAACTCCAAAATGTGAAGACGCCTGTTTTCCTTGTCATCAATAAAATCGATCTTATTCATCCGGATGAGCTGTTGAAACTGATCGAGTCCTACCAGCAGAAATTCAATTTTGCAGAAATTGTTCCGATTTCTGCGCTTGAAGGGAATAATATAGATCGGCTGCTTCAGCAAATCAAGGAAAAAATGCCGGAAGGACCACAGTTCTATCCAGCCGACCAGGTAACAGATCATCCGGAACGCTTCATCGTTTCTGAACTGATCAGGGAAAAAGCGTTGCACCTGACAAGGGAAGAAATTCCTCATTCACTCGCTGTCGTGATCGAAAAAATGGAACGCCAGCCTGAAAAGGAAATGGTGCATGTCATGGCAACGATCATTGTTGAGAGGGACTCCCAGAAGGGAATCATCATCGGCAAGCAGGGAGGCATGCTGAAGGAGATTGGCAAACGAGCCCGTCATGATATCGAAAGCCTCCTTGGATCAAAGGTATTCCTGGCGTTATGGGTCAAGGTCCAGAAGGATTGGAGAAACAAAGCCACTCAGCTTCGTGATTTCGGTTTCAGGGAAGACGAATATTAA
- a CDS encoding diacylglycerol kinase family protein produces the protein MALDADKRRKHPLTSSFKFGFEGIAAAARERNVQIHFGISVFVVLSGFIFEINKYEWIAIILCIGGMVSLEMMNTAIERTVDLYTEEFHPLAKQAKDIAAGAVLIFAIASVIIGMIIFLPKIPAWFS, from the coding sequence ATGGCCTTGGACGCTGATAAACGGAGGAAGCATCCGTTGACTTCCTCCTTCAAATTTGGTTTTGAAGGAATTGCAGCAGCAGCCAGGGAACGAAATGTACAAATCCATTTCGGTATTTCAGTTTTCGTCGTTCTGTCTGGCTTCATTTTTGAGATTAACAAATACGAATGGATTGCGATTATTCTGTGTATTGGCGGAATGGTGTCGTTGGAGATGATGAATACGGCAATCGAGAGAACGGTTGATTTGTATACAGAAGAATTCCATCCGCTTGCGAAGCAGGCGAAAGACATTGCTGCCGGTGCTGTGCTCATTTTTGCGATTGCCAGCGTCATTATTGGTATGATCATCTTTTTGCCGAAAATTCCAGCATGGTTCAGTTAG
- the ybeY gene encoding rRNA maturation RNase YbeY: MSLEIDFLDETNELAEEQMIEIEKLLNHAAVNENVQDGSELSVTFVSNERIQEINREYRDKDRPTDVISFALEEMGEGELEIVGEDIPRILGDIIISIPKAREQAEEYNHSFMRELGFLTVHGFLHLLGYDHMNENDEKQMFDRQRELLEGYGLGR, encoded by the coding sequence ATGAGTTTAGAAATCGATTTTTTGGATGAAACAAATGAATTGGCAGAAGAGCAGATGATTGAAATTGAAAAACTTTTGAATCATGCTGCGGTGAATGAGAATGTCCAGGACGGAAGCGAGCTTTCTGTAACTTTCGTTTCAAATGAACGCATTCAGGAAATCAACAGGGAATATCGGGATAAAGACCGGCCGACAGATGTCATTTCTTTCGCATTAGAGGAAATGGGCGAAGGTGAATTGGAGATTGTCGGGGAGGATATCCCCCGCATCCTGGGGGATATCATCATCTCCATTCCTAAGGCAAGGGAACAAGCAGAGGAATACAACCATTCATTCATGAGAGAGCTTGGCTTTCTCACAGTCCATGGTTTCCTCCACTTATTGGGCTATGATCATATGAATGAAAATGATGAAAAACAGATGTTTGACAGGCAAAGGGAACTGCTCGAAGGATATGGCCTTGGACGCTGA